The following proteins are co-located in the Mesorhizobium australicum WSM2073 genome:
- the dnaA gene encoding chromosomal replication initiator protein DnaA: MQSGIERELTGDLPFPGTLIGANEMAVSSDAEQKFDRVKAQLKARLGTEVYSSWFGRMKVAEASKGIVRISVPTAFLRSWINGHYHDLISELWKHEDPELLKIEIVVRTATRQGRGQPEPELAPARKMTRQTQTALAAGTVSPSRVERSPMPRPGVPVESEFRHNVLGSPLDPRYTFGSFIEGPSNRVAFAAAKAVAESQSSAVRFNPLFLHATVGLGKTHLLQAIAAESLKQNPKSRVVYLTAEYFMWRFATAIRDNNALTLKEQLRDIDLLIIDDMQFLQGKSIQHEFCHLINMLLDSAKQVVVAADRPPSELESLEPRVRSRLNGGVALEMSAPDFAMRLGMLKLRLATARIDDASLGISEEILNHVARTVTGSGRELEGAFNQLLFRQSFEPQITIDRIDEILGHIYRTGEPKRVRIEDIQRIVARHYNVSKTELLSNRRTRTIVKPRQVAMYLSKVMTPRSLPEIGRRFGGRDHTTVLHAVRKIEDLSGNDNTLAQELELLRRLINDQA, from the coding sequence ATGCAGAGCGGCATCGAAAGGGAGCTTACGGGCGACCTCCCATTTCCTGGAACTTTGATCGGAGCAAACGAGATGGCGGTCTCCAGCGACGCGGAACAGAAGTTCGACCGGGTCAAGGCCCAGTTGAAGGCGCGCCTGGGAACCGAAGTCTATTCCAGCTGGTTTGGGCGCATGAAGGTCGCGGAAGCGTCCAAGGGCATTGTCCGCATCTCCGTGCCCACCGCATTCCTGCGCTCGTGGATCAACGGCCACTATCATGATCTCATTTCAGAGCTGTGGAAGCACGAGGATCCCGAGCTTCTCAAGATCGAAATCGTCGTGCGCACCGCAACCCGTCAGGGGCGCGGCCAGCCCGAACCGGAATTGGCGCCGGCCCGCAAGATGACGCGGCAGACGCAGACGGCGCTGGCCGCCGGCACCGTCAGTCCAAGTAGGGTGGAGCGGTCTCCGATGCCGCGTCCGGGCGTGCCGGTCGAGAGCGAGTTCCGCCACAATGTCCTGGGATCACCGCTTGATCCGCGTTACACGTTCGGCTCCTTCATCGAGGGACCGTCGAACCGCGTTGCCTTCGCCGCCGCCAAGGCCGTGGCGGAATCGCAGTCGAGCGCGGTACGCTTCAACCCGCTTTTCCTGCATGCCACCGTCGGGCTCGGCAAGACGCACCTGCTGCAGGCCATCGCGGCGGAATCGCTGAAGCAGAACCCGAAGTCACGCGTCGTCTACCTCACCGCGGAGTATTTCATGTGGCGCTTCGCCACGGCGATCCGCGACAACAACGCACTGACGCTCAAGGAGCAGTTGCGCGACATCGATCTCTTAATCATCGATGACATGCAATTCCTGCAGGGCAAATCGATCCAGCATGAATTCTGTCATCTGATCAACATGCTGCTCGACAGCGCCAAGCAGGTCGTCGTTGCCGCCGACCGGCCACCGTCGGAGCTGGAATCGCTCGAACCGCGGGTCCGTTCGCGTCTCAATGGCGGCGTCGCGCTCGAAATGTCGGCGCCCGATTTCGCCATGCGGCTCGGCATGCTCAAACTGCGTCTGGCCACGGCCAGGATCGACGATGCATCGCTGGGCATTTCCGAAGAGATCCTCAACCACGTTGCCCGCACCGTGACCGGCAGCGGACGTGAACTGGAGGGCGCCTTCAACCAGCTCCTGTTTCGCCAGTCGTTCGAGCCGCAGATCACCATCGACCGCATCGACGAGATCCTCGGCCACATCTATCGCACGGGCGAGCCGAAGCGGGTCCGCATCGAGGACATTCAGCGCATCGTGGCGCGTCACTACAACGTCTCGAAGACGGAATTGCTGTCCAATCGGCGCACGCGCACCATCGTCAAGCCGCGACAGGTCGCCATGTATCTGTCGAAGGTGATGACGCCGCGCTCGCTGCCGGAAATCGGACGGCGCTTCGGTGGTCGCGATCACACGACGGTGCTGCACGCCGTGCGCAAGATCGAGGACCTTTCCGGCAATGACAACACGCTGGCGCAGGAACTGGAATTGCTGAGAAGGCTGATCAACGACCAGGCCTGA
- the dnaN gene encoding DNA polymerase III subunit beta, translating into MRVILERSNLLKSLNHVHRVVERRNTIPILSNVLLSADGASLEMKATDLDLEVTEATPAKVERGGATTVPAHLLYDIVRKLSDGAEVMLKTDEDGNAMTVTSGRSSFRLQCLPQSDFPELSAGSFSHIFRLDAVALKGLIEKTQFAISTEETRYYLNGIYLHTHEVGGKLKLRSVATDGHRLARAEIDAPAGSEGMPGIIIPRKTVSELQKLVDDPDVAVTTELSDTKIRFTIGSVVLTSKLIDGTFPDYQRVIPTGNDKKLILDRQSFAAAVDRVSTISSERGRAVKLSISEGQVTLAVNNPDSGSATEELAADYSADPIEIGFNAKYLLDVAAQLTGTEAKFMLADAGSPTLIHDMADETALYVLMPMRV; encoded by the coding sequence ATGCGTGTTATCCTGGAACGGTCAAATCTCCTGAAGTCGCTCAACCACGTGCACCGCGTGGTCGAACGGCGCAACACCATACCGATCCTGTCGAACGTGCTTCTCAGCGCGGACGGCGCCAGCCTCGAAATGAAGGCCACCGACCTCGACCTAGAGGTGACGGAAGCGACGCCCGCCAAGGTCGAGCGCGGCGGCGCGACGACGGTCCCCGCGCACCTGCTCTATGACATCGTGCGCAAGCTCTCCGACGGCGCCGAGGTAATGCTGAAGACGGATGAGGACGGCAACGCCATGACGGTGACGTCGGGCCGCTCGAGCTTCCGCCTGCAGTGCCTGCCGCAATCCGATTTTCCCGAGCTTTCGGCCGGATCCTTCTCGCACATCTTCCGCCTCGATGCGGTGGCGCTGAAGGGCCTGATCGAGAAGACGCAGTTCGCCATCTCCACCGAGGAGACACGCTACTATCTCAACGGCATCTACCTGCACACGCATGAAGTCGGCGGCAAGCTGAAGCTGCGCTCGGTGGCAACCGACGGCCATCGGCTGGCGCGCGCCGAGATTGACGCGCCGGCCGGCTCCGAGGGCATGCCGGGCATCATCATTCCGCGCAAAACAGTGAGCGAGTTGCAGAAACTGGTCGACGATCCGGATGTCGCCGTGACCACCGAACTGTCCGACACCAAAATCCGCTTCACCATCGGCAGCGTCGTCCTCACCTCGAAGCTGATCGACGGCACCTTCCCGGACTATCAGCGGGTCATTCCGACCGGCAACGACAAGAAGCTGATCCTCGACCGCCAAAGCTTCGCCGCAGCGGTCGACCGGGTCTCGACCATCTCTTCCGAACGCGGCCGCGCGGTGAAGCTCTCGATCAGCGAAGGCCAGGTGACGCTTGCGGTCAACAATCCGGATTCAGGCAGCGCCACGGAAGAACTGGCGGCCGACTATTCGGCCGACCCGATCGAGATCGGCTTCAACGCCAAATACCTGCTCGATGTCGCCGCGCAATTGACCGGCACGGAGGCCAAATTCATGTTGGCCGATGCCGGTTCGCCGACGCTGATCCACGACATGGCCGATGAGACCGCGCTTTACGTGCTGATGCCGATGCGGGTATAG
- the recF gene encoding DNA replication/repair protein RecF (All proteins in this family for which functions are known are DNA-binding proteins that assist the filamentation of RecA onto DNA for the initiation of recombination or recombinational repair.) — translation MPAQTHISKLTLTNFRNYATLAIDVAPGAVVFSGDNGAGKTNLLEAISFLTPGRGLRRAAYGDVAREGGDGGFALHARLDGPEGEVEIGTGISGGDTAESGRRVRINGAAARAEDMLEWLRVVWLTPAMDSLFTGPAADRRRFLDRLVLAIDPGHGQRALDYEKAMRGRNRLLTEGSRDASWFEAIETQMAETGVAIAAARAELVRLLVAMIDRLPDTGPFPRADIGLSGELEAEIAGAPAVDVEERFRRALADGRDRDRAAGRTLEGPHRSDLMVRHRPKAMPAELCSTGEQKALLVGIVLSHARLTGEMSGLTPILLLDEIAAHLDGGRRAALFSILEDLNCQAFMTGTDAALFSSLHGRAQFLTVDHGTVGPTEDP, via the coding sequence TTGCCGGCACAAACCCACATAAGTAAGCTCACGCTTACCAATTTTCGCAACTATGCGACCCTTGCGATAGATGTCGCGCCGGGCGCCGTGGTCTTTTCCGGCGACAATGGTGCCGGTAAGACCAATCTCCTCGAAGCGATCTCCTTTTTGACACCGGGACGCGGCTTGCGCCGCGCAGCCTACGGGGATGTGGCCCGTGAGGGTGGCGATGGCGGTTTTGCCCTGCATGCACGGCTCGACGGACCTGAAGGCGAGGTCGAGATCGGTACAGGCATTTCCGGGGGCGACACCGCGGAAAGCGGCAGGCGGGTGCGTATAAATGGAGCCGCGGCGCGGGCCGAGGACATGCTGGAATGGCTGCGGGTCGTGTGGCTGACGCCGGCGATGGATTCTCTGTTCACCGGGCCGGCCGCGGATCGCCGGCGCTTTCTCGACCGGCTGGTGCTAGCGATCGATCCCGGCCATGGCCAGCGCGCACTCGATTACGAGAAGGCGATGCGAGGCCGTAACCGCTTGCTGACGGAAGGCTCGCGGGATGCCAGCTGGTTCGAGGCGATAGAGACGCAGATGGCCGAGACCGGCGTGGCGATAGCGGCCGCGCGCGCCGAGTTGGTGCGCCTGCTGGTGGCCATGATCGACAGGCTGCCCGACACCGGACCGTTTCCGCGGGCCGATATCGGCCTTTCGGGTGAATTGGAGGCCGAGATTGCCGGTGCGCCGGCGGTCGATGTCGAGGAGCGGTTCCGACGGGCGCTTGCCGATGGCCGCGACCGCGACCGCGCCGCCGGACGTACCCTCGAGGGCCCGCACCGCTCGGACCTCATGGTCCGGCACCGGCCCAAGGCAATGCCGGCCGAACTCTGCTCGACCGGCGAACAGAAGGCGTTGCTGGTCGGCATCGTGCTGTCGCATGCCCGGCTGACCGGCGAAATGTCCGGCCTGACGCCGATCCTGCTGCTCGACGAGATCGCGGCGCACCTCGATGGCGGCCGGCGCGCGGCACTGTTCTCGATCCTGGAAGACCTGAACTGCCAGGCTTTCATGACGGGTACCGATGCGGCGCTGTTTTCCAGCCTGCATGGCCGCGCTCAGTTCCTGACGGTCGACCATGGCACGGTTGGGCCAACCGAAGACCCCTGA
- a CDS encoding molybdopterin-synthase adenylyltransferase MoeB, producing MTTALTADEIERYARHIVLPEVGGAGQQKLKQARVLVIGAGGLGAPVLEYLAAAGVGTLGIVDDDTVSLSNLQRQVIHGTDTVGMLKTQSAGAAIARINPNISVETHTFRLTAENAPALVAKYDIVVDGSDNFETRYVVADACASEGKPLVHAAVGRFDGSVTVLKPFEDGRDGKPNPSYRDLFPEAPPPGLVPSCAEAGVLGALTGVVGTLQAMEAIKLVTGIGEPLIGRLLLYDALAARFETIRYKRR from the coding sequence ATGACTACCGCCCTCACCGCCGACGAGATCGAACGCTATGCCCGCCACATCGTGCTGCCCGAGGTCGGCGGCGCTGGCCAGCAGAAGCTCAAGCAGGCGCGGGTGCTGGTGATCGGCGCTGGCGGGCTCGGGGCGCCGGTGCTTGAATATCTCGCCGCGGCCGGTGTCGGCACGCTCGGCATTGTCGACGACGACACTGTTTCGCTCTCCAACCTACAACGGCAGGTCATTCACGGCACCGATACGGTCGGCATGCTGAAAACCCAGAGCGCCGGCGCTGCGATCGCCCGCATCAATCCCAACATATCGGTCGAAACGCACACATTCCGGCTCACCGCGGAAAACGCCCCTGCCCTCGTCGCCAAGTACGATATCGTCGTCGACGGGTCCGACAATTTCGAGACGCGTTATGTGGTTGCCGATGCCTGCGCCAGCGAAGGGAAGCCGCTGGTGCATGCGGCCGTCGGACGTTTCGATGGCTCGGTCACCGTGTTGAAGCCTTTCGAGGACGGCAGGGACGGCAAGCCGAACCCGAGCTATCGGGATCTGTTTCCCGAAGCCCCGCCGCCGGGCCTGGTGCCGTCCTGTGCGGAGGCCGGAGTGCTCGGCGCGCTGACCGGCGTCGTCGGCACCCTGCAGGCAATGGAGGCGATCAAACTGGTCACCGGCATAGGCGAGCCGCTGATCGGCCGGCTGCTGCTTTACGATGCGCTCGCCGCCCGCTTCGAGACCATCCGCTACAAAAGACGCTGA
- a CDS encoding GNAT family N-acetyltransferase yields MEQPPVSITQIPADFGRWGDVLALIMHAFAFMDGIIDPPSSAHLLTVEALRAKALRETGFLALDGDRIVGCVFALEKAEGLYVGKLAVAPDRQGQGIGRRLMQAAEDLARSRGKADIELETRIELAANHAAFARLGFRETERTVHEGYDRPTSITMRKTIS; encoded by the coding sequence TTGGAACAACCCCCTGTTTCGATCACGCAAATCCCCGCCGATTTCGGCCGCTGGGGTGATGTGCTTGCCCTGATCATGCATGCCTTCGCCTTCATGGACGGCATCATCGACCCGCCGTCGTCGGCTCACCTGCTCACAGTCGAAGCACTGCGCGCCAAAGCCTTGCGGGAGACAGGCTTTCTGGCGCTCGACGGCGACAGGATCGTGGGCTGCGTTTTTGCTCTCGAAAAGGCCGAGGGTCTTTATGTCGGCAAGCTCGCCGTCGCCCCGGACCGGCAGGGGCAAGGCATTGGCCGGCGGCTGATGCAAGCGGCCGAAGATCTGGCCCGCAGCCGCGGCAAGGCCGACATCGAACTGGAGACGAGGATCGAACTGGCCGCAAATCATGCCGCCTTTGCCCGGCTCGGCTTTCGCGAAACCGAACGGACGGTGCATGAGGGCTATGACAGGCCGACGTCCATCACCATGCGCAAGACCATTTCGTAA
- a CDS encoding 2-hydroxyacid dehydrogenase — MVGKKKPLVVITRKLPDPVETRMRELFDARLNVEDRPMTQPELVAAVKEADVLVPTVTDQIDAALIAQAGDNLKLIANFGNGVDKIDVAAAAKRGITVTNTPNVLTEDTADMTMALMLAVPRRLAEGASVLTGDKKWAGWSPTWMLGRRIWGKRLGIVGMGRIGTAVARRAKAFGLSIHYHNRHRVLPAVEDGLEATYWESLDQMLARMDIISVNCPSTPATFHLLSARRLALLQPTAYIVNTARGDIIDEEALVKLIQDGKIAGAGLDVYEHEPALNSKLLKLAARNKVVLLPHMGSATLEGRIDMGEKVIINIRAFVDGHRPPDRVLPLRT, encoded by the coding sequence CGGTCGAGACCCGCATGCGCGAGCTGTTCGACGCAAGGCTGAACGTCGAGGACAGGCCGATGACGCAGCCGGAACTGGTCGCCGCGGTCAAGGAAGCCGACGTGCTGGTGCCGACCGTGACCGACCAGATCGACGCCGCACTGATTGCCCAGGCCGGCGACAATCTCAAGCTGATCGCCAATTTCGGCAACGGCGTCGACAAGATCGACGTGGCGGCGGCGGCCAAGAGGGGCATCACCGTCACCAACACGCCCAACGTGCTCACCGAAGATACCGCCGATATGACCATGGCGTTGATGCTGGCGGTGCCGCGCCGGCTAGCGGAAGGCGCCAGTGTGCTCACGGGCGACAAGAAATGGGCCGGCTGGTCGCCGACCTGGATGCTTGGCCGGCGCATCTGGGGCAAGCGGCTCGGCATTGTCGGCATGGGCCGCATCGGCACCGCCGTTGCCAGGCGAGCCAAGGCTTTCGGCCTGTCCATTCACTATCACAACCGGCATCGTGTGCTGCCGGCGGTCGAGGATGGGCTGGAGGCGACCTATTGGGAAAGTCTCGACCAGATGCTGGCCCGCATGGACATCATCTCGGTGAATTGTCCCTCGACACCCGCTACCTTTCATCTTCTGTCGGCGCGGCGGCTCGCGTTGCTGCAGCCCACCGCCTATATCGTCAACACTGCCCGCGGCGACATCATCGACGAAGAAGCGCTGGTCAAGCTGATCCAGGACGGCAAGATCGCCGGCGCCGGCCTGGACGTTTACGAGCACGAACCGGCCCTGAACAGCAAGCTCTTGAAGCTGGCCGCCAGGAACAAGGTCGTGCTTCTGCCGCATATGGGCTCGGCCACGCTCGAGGGCCGCATCGACATGGGCGAGAAGGTCATCATCAATATCCGCGCCTTCGTCGATGGCCATCGCCCGCCGGACCGCGTGCTGCCGCTCAGGACCTGA